A single Actinomadura algeriensis DNA region contains:
- a CDS encoding ABC-2 transporter permease, translating to MTAAPADAAPPAVPGAGARRPGFGALLLAEWTKIRTVQSTLWSLVLLVLLNLGFTGLLAAVFATQWDSMNEADRAMLGEDPAGFMLGAGLSYSQLTVCVLGVLLIASEYSTGMIRSSLLAVPSRLPMLWAKAVVFAAIVLVLGVVVSFGSFFLGTAILGDKLPVGLGDPGVLRAVFGGGLYLAMLGLFSLAIGAIVRHTAGAITGVIGFVLVLAPLASLLPGSIGDHVHGYLPSVAGMVITAAQPSEDGVLGPWAGYGVFALWTAALLAVAAYMLKRRDA from the coding sequence ATGACCGCCGCCCCCGCCGACGCGGCGCCGCCCGCGGTCCCCGGCGCCGGCGCGCGCCGCCCCGGCTTCGGCGCGCTGCTGCTGGCCGAATGGACCAAGATCCGCACCGTCCAGTCGACGCTGTGGTCGCTGGTCCTGCTCGTCCTGCTCAACCTCGGCTTCACCGGCCTGCTCGCCGCCGTGTTCGCCACCCAGTGGGACAGCATGAACGAGGCCGACCGCGCCATGCTCGGCGAGGACCCGGCCGGGTTCATGCTCGGCGCAGGGCTGTCCTACAGCCAGCTCACCGTCTGCGTGCTCGGCGTCCTGCTGATCGCCTCCGAGTACTCCACCGGCATGATCCGCTCCAGCCTGCTCGCGGTGCCCTCCCGGCTGCCGATGCTGTGGGCGAAGGCCGTGGTGTTCGCCGCGATCGTCCTCGTGCTGGGCGTCGTGGTGTCGTTCGGCTCGTTCTTCCTCGGCACCGCGATCCTCGGGGACAAGCTCCCCGTCGGGCTGGGCGACCCCGGCGTGCTGCGCGCCGTCTTCGGCGGCGGCCTCTACCTGGCGATGCTCGGGCTGTTCTCGCTGGCGATCGGCGCGATCGTCCGGCACACCGCGGGCGCCATCACCGGCGTGATCGGGTTCGTGCTGGTCCTGGCCCCGCTGGCGTCGCTGCTGCCCGGCTCCATCGGCGACCACGTCCACGGCTACCTCCCGTCGGTCGCCGGCATGGTCATCACCGCGGCGCAGCCGTCCGAGGACGGCGTCCTCGGCCCCTGGGCCGGATACGGGGTGTTCGCCCTGTGGACGGCCGCGCTGCTCGCCGTCGCCGCCTACATGCTCAAACGCCGCGACGCCTGA
- a CDS encoding NAD-dependent protein deacetylase, with amino-acid sequence MTQVVERGAGLRALADLVSDGNVVVLSGAGISTESGIPDYRGETGLSRRRGDPMTYQAFTGGAEARRRYWARSHLGWRHIKAARPNAGHRAVAELQRRGLLAGVVTQNVDGLHQAAGASGVIELHGSLDRVVCLACGARTPRGYLDARLRAANPGFGEPGFGAAGGPAGLHGQDGSVNPDGDAELDDRAIDAFRVVGCDRCGGPLKPDVVFFGENVPPARVADCFALTGRAGALLVLGSSLTVMSGYRFVRHAARHGIPVGIVNRGPTRGDGDALVTLDAPLGETLGALLGELPGPAVSG; translated from the coding sequence GTGACGCAGGTTGTGGAGCGGGGGGCCGGGCTGCGCGCTCTGGCCGACCTCGTCTCGGACGGGAACGTGGTGGTGCTGAGCGGCGCCGGGATTTCCACCGAGTCGGGCATTCCGGATTACCGCGGAGAGACGGGACTGAGCAGGCGGCGGGGCGACCCGATGACCTACCAGGCGTTCACCGGGGGCGCGGAGGCGCGCCGCCGGTACTGGGCGCGCAGCCATCTGGGCTGGCGGCACATCAAGGCGGCGCGTCCCAACGCGGGGCACCGGGCCGTCGCGGAGCTGCAGCGCCGGGGCCTGCTGGCGGGGGTCGTCACGCAGAACGTGGACGGCCTGCACCAGGCGGCCGGGGCGTCCGGGGTGATCGAGCTGCACGGGTCGCTGGACCGGGTGGTGTGCCTGGCGTGCGGGGCGCGCACGCCGCGCGGCTATCTGGACGCGCGGTTGCGCGCCGCCAATCCGGGGTTCGGGGAGCCGGGGTTCGGGGCGGCCGGTGGGCCCGCGGGCCTGCACGGGCAGGACGGTTCGGTCAATCCGGACGGCGACGCGGAGCTGGACGACCGGGCGATCGACGCGTTCCGGGTGGTGGGCTGTGACCGGTGCGGCGGGCCGCTGAAGCCGGACGTGGTGTTCTTCGGGGAGAACGTGCCGCCCGCCCGGGTCGCGGACTGTTTCGCGCTCACCGGGCGGGCGGGGGCGCTGCTGGTGCTGGGCTCGTCGCTGACGGTGATGTCGGGGTACCGGTTCGTCCGGCACGCGGCGCGGCACGGGATTCCGGTGGGGATCGTGAACCGGGGCCCGACGCGGGGCGACGGGGACGCGCTGGTGACGCTGGACGCGCCGCTGGGCGAGACGCTCGGCGCGCTGCTGGGCGAGCTCCCCGGGCCGGCCGTGTCGGGCTGA
- a CDS encoding ABC transporter ATP-binding protein — protein MIEAKNLTKRYGAKIAVQDLSFKVEPGRVTGFLGPNGAGKSTTMRMLLGLDRPTGGDARIAGRHYSDLPAPMRTVGALLEARAVHTGRSARNHLLCLAQTQGLPAKRVDEVLELVGLTGVAGRRAAGFSLGMGQRLGIAAAVLGDPEVLILDEPVNGLDPEGVVWIRQLMQRFAAGGRTVFVSSHLMNEMAVTADHLIVIGRGRLIADCSTEEFIERSTDKSVVVRSPDAERLTGVLSGEGGKVTADGDGALAVENLEAARIGELAAAEGLVLHELTPRRGSLEDAFMELTRDTVEYGTPAAGQAAAGQPAAPAKEETR, from the coding sequence ATGATCGAGGCCAAGAACCTCACCAAACGCTACGGCGCCAAGATCGCCGTGCAAGATCTCTCCTTCAAGGTGGAACCCGGCCGTGTGACCGGCTTCCTCGGGCCCAACGGCGCCGGGAAGTCGACGACCATGCGGATGCTCCTCGGGCTCGACCGGCCCACCGGCGGCGACGCCCGCATCGCCGGCCGGCACTACAGCGACCTGCCCGCCCCGATGCGCACCGTCGGCGCGCTGCTGGAGGCGCGCGCCGTCCACACCGGCCGCAGCGCGCGCAACCACCTGCTGTGCCTCGCCCAGACCCAGGGCCTGCCCGCCAAGCGCGTCGACGAGGTGCTGGAACTGGTCGGCCTCACCGGCGTCGCCGGGCGCCGCGCGGCGGGCTTCTCCCTCGGCATGGGCCAGCGGCTCGGCATCGCCGCCGCCGTGCTCGGCGACCCCGAGGTGCTCATCCTGGACGAGCCGGTCAACGGGCTCGACCCCGAGGGCGTCGTGTGGATCCGCCAGCTCATGCAGCGGTTCGCCGCCGGCGGCCGGACCGTGTTCGTCTCCAGCCACCTCATGAACGAGATGGCCGTCACCGCCGACCACCTCATCGTCATCGGCCGCGGCCGCCTCATCGCCGACTGCTCCACCGAGGAGTTCATCGAGCGCAGCACCGACAAGTCGGTGGTCGTGCGCAGCCCCGACGCCGAGCGGCTCACCGGCGTCCTGTCCGGCGAGGGCGGCAAGGTCACCGCCGACGGCGACGGCGCGCTCGCCGTCGAGAACCTGGAGGCCGCCAGGATCGGCGAGCTCGCCGCCGCCGAGGGCCTCGTCCTGCACGAGCTCACCCCCCGCCGCGGCTCTCTCGAGGACGCGTTCATGGAGCTCACCCGCGACACCGTCGAGTACGGGACGCCCGCCGCCGGTCAGGCCGCCGCCGGACAGCCCGCCGCCCCCGCGAAGGAGGAGACCCGATGA
- a CDS encoding glycoside hydrolase family 15 protein: MTGDFQPRALRDYAMIADGERGALIGPDGEHAWLCFPAWDSPPLFAGLLGGPGGYLVTPAAARRVWGGYYEDRGLIWHSRWVTGDGAILETREALARPARRDRAVLLRRCRAARGGGRLHALLDVRGPGGAPMRDLRRDAAGWTARAGDARIRWCGADDAGVRTAEDGAPVLALTIHLAEDERRDLVLEITTADADGAAGTLDPDALWDATERDWHAAVPSCEDTIAPRDARLAYGVLTGLTSTAGGMVAAGTTALPERAGKGRNFDYRYAWIRDQCFAGRAAAVHGGPPDLLRGAVAFVAARVLDDRDDLRPAYTVSGARMPGEHDLGLPGYPGAAAIAGNGASGQFQLDALGEALLLFATAAEHDRADPDAARAAAVAAGVAARHWTRPDAGIWETRDDLWTHSRLICAAGLRGAARHLAAGPAQAREWTGLADTMIAETSRTSLARDGRWRRAPGDDRVDAALLIPPLRGALPPGDPRTAATLDAVRRDLVQEGFVYRYAVNHEPLGTAEGAFTLCGFFLALAEHRQGDTGRARAAFERTRSGCATSGLFSEEYDVRQRQLRGNIPQAFVHALLLESATRLAGD; this comes from the coding sequence TTGACCGGGGACTTCCAGCCCCGCGCGCTGCGCGACTACGCCATGATCGCCGACGGGGAGCGGGGCGCGCTGATCGGCCCGGACGGCGAGCACGCCTGGCTGTGCTTCCCCGCCTGGGACTCGCCGCCGCTGTTCGCCGGCCTGCTCGGCGGCCCCGGCGGGTACCTGGTGACGCCCGCGGCCGCCCGCCGGGTGTGGGGCGGCTACTACGAGGACCGCGGGCTGATCTGGCACAGCCGGTGGGTGACCGGCGACGGCGCGATCCTGGAGACCCGCGAGGCCCTCGCCCGCCCCGCCCGCCGCGACCGCGCCGTCCTGCTGCGCCGCTGCCGCGCGGCCCGCGGCGGCGGCCGCCTGCACGCCCTGCTGGACGTCCGCGGTCCCGGCGGCGCCCCCATGCGCGACCTGCGCCGCGACGCCGCCGGCTGGACGGCCCGCGCCGGCGACGCCCGCATCCGCTGGTGCGGCGCCGACGACGCCGGCGTCCGCACCGCCGAGGACGGCGCGCCCGTCCTCGCCCTCACCATCCACCTCGCCGAGGACGAGCGGCGCGACCTCGTCCTGGAGATCACCACCGCCGACGCGGACGGCGCGGCCGGGACCCTCGACCCGGACGCGCTGTGGGACGCCACCGAACGCGACTGGCACGCCGCCGTCCCGTCCTGCGAGGACACCATCGCGCCGCGCGACGCCCGCCTCGCCTACGGGGTGCTGACCGGCCTCACCAGCACCGCCGGGGGCATGGTCGCCGCCGGGACCACCGCGCTGCCCGAACGCGCCGGGAAGGGCCGCAACTTCGACTACCGGTACGCCTGGATCCGCGACCAGTGCTTCGCCGGGCGCGCCGCCGCCGTCCACGGCGGCCCCCCGGACCTGCTGCGCGGCGCCGTCGCGTTCGTCGCCGCCCGCGTCCTGGACGACCGCGACGACCTGCGGCCCGCCTACACCGTCTCCGGCGCGCGGATGCCCGGCGAGCACGACCTCGGCCTGCCCGGCTACCCCGGGGCCGCCGCGATCGCCGGGAACGGGGCGTCCGGCCAGTTCCAGCTCGACGCGCTCGGGGAGGCGCTGCTGCTGTTCGCCACCGCCGCCGAGCACGACCGCGCCGACCCCGACGCCGCCCGCGCCGCCGCCGTCGCGGCCGGCGTCGCCGCCCGGCACTGGACCCGGCCCGACGCCGGCATTTGGGAGACCCGCGACGACCTGTGGACCCACTCCCGGCTGATCTGCGCCGCCGGGCTCCGCGGCGCCGCCCGCCACCTGGCCGCCGGGCCCGCGCAGGCCCGGGAGTGGACCGGCCTCGCCGACACCATGATCGCCGAGACGTCCCGCACGTCCCTCGCCCGGGACGGGCGGTGGCGGCGCGCACCCGGCGACGACCGCGTCGACGCCGCCCTGCTCATCCCGCCGCTGCGCGGCGCCCTCCCGCCCGGCGACCCCCGCACCGCCGCCACCCTGGACGCCGTCCGCCGCGACCTCGTCCAGGAGGGATTCGTGTACCGGTACGCGGTGAACCACGAGCCGCTCGGCACCGCCGAGGGCGCCTTCACCCTCTGCGGGTTCTTCCTCGCCCTCGCCGAGCACCGGCAGGGCGACACCGGCCGCGCCCGCGCCGCCTTCGAACGGACCCGGTCCGGATGCGCCACCAGCGGCCTGTTCTCCGAGGAGTACGACGTCCGGCAGCGGCAGTTGCGCGGCAACATCCCGCAGGCGTTCGTGCACGCGCTGCTGCTGGAGTCCGCCACCCGCCTCGCCGGCGATTGA
- a CDS encoding oxygenase MpaB family protein: protein MPTPPIPSPAAPSDVPPPSPPGGPAGAGSVAGVDIAGRLADRDVLRALGAEPIVGLAAGRALLMQLAHPKVARGVAEHSDFAERPLARLFGTLDFLLITSFGTPEEVARIAAKVRGVHNAVRGEGYSGNDPDLQLWVNATLIDSALYMHERLGRPGRPDGETAEEYYRQARVVAEVLGCPLEEQPPDLASFRAYMDETAASLEVDDNARKVAAAVLHPAKLRALGPGLAVFRAVTTALLPEPIREQYGLPWDGRHRRTAALVLGAAALGHRVTPGPLRRPPEALLVRLARHRVERTLRERRARRRAARTGTGKADGGRRRQGERRQVTDE, encoded by the coding sequence GTGCCCACACCGCCGATCCCGTCCCCCGCAGCCCCCTCCGACGTCCCGCCTCCGTCCCCGCCGGGCGGCCCGGCGGGCGCCGGTTCCGTGGCGGGCGTGGACATCGCCGGACGGCTCGCCGACCGGGACGTCCTGCGCGCGCTGGGCGCCGAGCCGATCGTCGGGCTCGCCGCGGGGCGCGCGCTGCTGATGCAGCTGGCGCATCCGAAGGTGGCGCGGGGCGTCGCCGAGCACAGCGACTTCGCCGAACGGCCCCTGGCGCGGCTGTTCGGCACCCTCGACTTCCTGCTGATCACCTCGTTCGGGACGCCGGAGGAGGTCGCGCGGATCGCCGCGAAGGTCCGCGGCGTCCACAACGCCGTCCGCGGCGAGGGCTACTCGGGCAACGACCCGGACCTGCAGCTGTGGGTGAACGCGACGCTCATCGACTCGGCGCTGTACATGCACGAACGGCTCGGGCGGCCCGGCCGCCCCGACGGCGAGACCGCCGAGGAGTACTACCGGCAGGCGCGGGTCGTCGCGGAGGTCCTCGGCTGCCCCCTGGAGGAGCAGCCGCCCGACCTGGCGTCCTTCCGCGCCTACATGGACGAGACGGCGGCGTCCCTGGAGGTCGACGACAACGCGCGGAAGGTCGCCGCGGCCGTGCTGCACCCGGCGAAGCTGCGCGCGCTCGGCCCGGGCCTGGCGGTGTTCCGCGCGGTCACGACCGCGCTGCTGCCCGAGCCGATCCGCGAGCAGTACGGGCTGCCGTGGGACGGGCGGCACCGCCGCACCGCCGCGCTCGTGCTGGGCGCGGCGGCGCTCGGGCACCGGGTGACGCCGGGGCCGCTGCGGCGGCCGCCGGAGGCGCTGCTGGTCCGGCTGGCCCGGCACCGCGTCGAGCGGACGCTGCGGGAACGCCGCGCCCGCCGCCGCGCCGCCCGCACCGGAACCGGGAAGGCGGACGGCGGCCGGAGGCGACAGGGTGAGCGGCGTCAGGTGACCGACGAGTAG
- a CDS encoding FAD-binding and (Fe-S)-binding domain-containing protein produces the protein MAVSAERTARGRPARNGRKGRGGDAGPGEGNAALRRALAGRVDGEVRFDAGSRAVYAHDSSNYQQPPIGVVVPYTVDAAAEAVRVCAEHDVPVLSRGGGTSLAGQCCNDAVVIDWSKYCTRLVSVDPGARTAVVEPGACLDDLNGELSAHGLMVGPKPSTHDTCTVGGMVGNNSCGASAQAYGKMVDSVLRLEILTYDGLRTWVGPTSDEEYARIQEAGGRRAEIYRALRALRDDGMEAIRTRYPDIPRRVSGYNLDSLLPEKGFDVARALVGSESTLVTVLRAEIRLFPVPPHQSLVVLGYDDITDAGRAVERVLPFEPLALEGMDDTLLDLAKEDRLAGPDVLADMPDGSGWLMVRFGGDTKEDADRRGRELADAMRDAPLKPRCAFLRDPAVEERLWKVREAGLGATAYPRGRPDTHEGWEDAAVPPGRLGDYLRDFRDLIREFSYDPVSLYGHFGQGCVHTRIPFDLEDGRGVERYREFVERAARLVASYGGSLSGEHGDGQSRGELLPIMFGDDVVALFGRLKAIFDPGGRMNPGKIVDPHRLDDDLDHLGYHPDEPRTAFAYPDDHHRFAHAAARCVGIGKCRASSGGVMCPSYRVTGEEEHSTRGRARILMEMMRGMRDVPRGEPAGDGGAIPDPAAPGPGGAVVITDGWRSRDVLDSLDLCLACKGCKSDCPVNVDMATYKAEFLHHHYAGRLRPAAHYTMGRLPLWARLAAVAPRAVNAALGVPGAERAAKLAGGIAPERTIPRFAAQRFTDWFKQREPGDAPETGRRVVLWPDTFTNNFHPHVGRAAVRVLEAAGYKVEVPPVALCCGLTWISTGQLDTAARVLRRTVRALAPRLRDGVPVVGLEPSCTAVFRSDAPELMEGDTAEDDVARLRDQTRTFAELLDEHHEETGGVPVPGPRGGGPAARAIAQPHCHQHAVMGFDADRRVLDRAGVHADTLDVGCCGLAGNFGFERGHHEVSTAIAEQGVWPAVRDAGPGTTVLADGFSCRTQIEAGTQARPRHLAELLADLLPPHA, from the coding sequence ATGGCTGTATCGGCGGAACGCACGGCACGAGGAAGGCCCGCACGGAACGGGCGGAAGGGACGCGGCGGGGACGCGGGCCCGGGGGAGGGGAACGCCGCGCTGCGGCGGGCGCTCGCCGGGCGGGTCGACGGCGAGGTCCGGTTCGACGCCGGATCCCGCGCCGTCTACGCCCACGACTCCTCCAACTACCAGCAGCCGCCGATCGGCGTGGTCGTCCCGTACACGGTCGACGCGGCCGCCGAGGCGGTCCGCGTCTGCGCCGAGCACGACGTCCCCGTCCTGTCGCGCGGCGGCGGCACCAGCCTGGCCGGGCAGTGCTGCAACGACGCCGTCGTCATCGACTGGTCCAAGTACTGCACCCGCCTCGTTTCGGTCGACCCAGGCGCCCGCACCGCGGTCGTCGAGCCCGGCGCCTGCCTCGACGACCTCAACGGCGAACTGTCGGCGCACGGCCTCATGGTCGGCCCGAAACCCTCCACCCACGACACCTGCACCGTCGGCGGGATGGTCGGCAACAACTCCTGCGGCGCGTCCGCGCAGGCCTACGGCAAGATGGTCGACTCGGTGCTGCGCCTGGAGATCCTCACCTACGACGGGCTGCGCACGTGGGTCGGGCCCACCTCCGACGAGGAGTACGCCCGCATCCAGGAGGCGGGCGGCCGCCGCGCCGAGATCTACCGGGCCCTGCGGGCGCTGCGCGACGACGGCATGGAGGCGATCCGCACCCGCTACCCCGACATCCCCCGCCGCGTGTCCGGCTACAACCTCGACTCGCTGCTGCCCGAGAAGGGCTTCGACGTCGCCCGCGCCCTCGTCGGCTCCGAATCGACCCTCGTCACCGTCCTGCGCGCCGAGATCCGCCTGTTCCCCGTGCCGCCCCACCAGTCGCTGGTCGTCCTCGGCTACGACGACATCACCGACGCGGGCCGGGCGGTCGAGCGCGTCCTGCCGTTCGAGCCGCTCGCGCTCGAGGGCATGGACGACACCCTCCTCGACCTCGCGAAGGAGGACCGCCTCGCCGGGCCCGACGTCCTCGCCGACATGCCCGACGGGTCCGGCTGGCTCATGGTCCGGTTCGGCGGCGACACCAAGGAGGACGCCGACCGGCGCGGCCGCGAACTCGCCGACGCCATGCGGGACGCGCCCCTCAAGCCCCGCTGCGCGTTCCTTCGGGACCCCGCCGTCGAGGAACGGCTGTGGAAGGTCCGCGAGGCCGGGCTCGGCGCCACCGCCTACCCGCGGGGCCGCCCCGACACCCACGAGGGCTGGGAGGACGCCGCCGTCCCGCCCGGACGGCTCGGCGACTACCTGCGCGACTTCCGCGACCTGATCCGCGAGTTCTCCTACGACCCCGTCTCCCTCTACGGGCACTTCGGGCAGGGCTGCGTCCACACCCGCATCCCGTTCGACCTGGAGGACGGCCGCGGCGTCGAACGGTACCGCGAGTTCGTCGAGCGGGCCGCGCGGCTCGTCGCGTCCTACGGCGGATCGCTGTCGGGCGAGCACGGCGACGGCCAGTCCCGCGGCGAACTCCTCCCGATCATGTTCGGCGACGACGTCGTCGCGCTGTTCGGCCGCCTCAAGGCGATCTTCGACCCGGGCGGCCGGATGAACCCCGGCAAGATCGTCGACCCGCACCGGCTGGACGACGACCTCGACCACCTCGGCTACCATCCGGACGAGCCCCGCACCGCGTTCGCCTACCCCGACGACCACCACCGGTTCGCCCACGCCGCCGCCCGCTGCGTCGGCATCGGCAAGTGCCGCGCCTCCTCAGGCGGCGTCATGTGCCCCAGCTACCGCGTCACCGGCGAGGAGGAGCACTCCACCCGCGGCCGCGCCCGCATCCTTATGGAGATGATGCGCGGCATGCGGGACGTCCCCCGCGGGGAGCCCGCCGGGGACGGCGGCGCGATCCCCGACCCGGCCGCGCCCGGCCCCGGCGGCGCCGTCGTCATCACCGACGGCTGGCGGTCACGGGACGTCCTGGACTCCCTCGACCTGTGCCTGGCCTGCAAGGGCTGCAAGAGCGACTGCCCCGTCAACGTCGACATGGCCACCTACAAGGCCGAGTTCCTCCACCACCACTACGCCGGGCGGCTCCGGCCCGCCGCCCACTACACGATGGGCCGGCTGCCGCTGTGGGCCCGGCTCGCCGCCGTCGCGCCCCGCGCCGTCAACGCCGCCCTCGGCGTCCCCGGCGCCGAACGCGCCGCCAAGCTCGCCGGCGGCATCGCCCCGGAACGGACGATCCCGCGGTTCGCCGCCCAGCGGTTCACCGACTGGTTCAAGCAGCGCGAACCCGGCGACGCCCCCGAAACCGGACGCCGCGTCGTGCTGTGGCCCGACACCTTCACCAACAACTTCCACCCCCACGTCGGCCGCGCCGCCGTCCGCGTGCTCGAGGCCGCCGGATACAAGGTCGAGGTCCCGCCCGTCGCGCTGTGCTGCGGCCTCACCTGGATCTCCACCGGCCAGCTCGACACCGCCGCCCGCGTCCTGCGCCGCACCGTGCGGGCCCTCGCGCCCCGCCTGCGCGACGGAGTCCCCGTCGTCGGCCTCGAACCGTCCTGCACCGCCGTGTTCCGCTCCGACGCGCCCGAGCTGATGGAGGGCGACACCGCCGAGGACGACGTCGCACGGCTCCGCGACCAGACCCGCACCTTCGCCGAGCTGCTCGACGAACACCACGAGGAGACCGGCGGCGTCCCGGTCCCCGGCCCCCGCGGCGGCGGGCCGGCCGCCCGCGCGATCGCCCAGCCGCACTGCCACCAGCACGCCGTCATGGGATTCGACGCCGACCGCCGCGTCCTGGACCGCGCCGGCGTCCACGCCGACACCCTCGACGTCGGATGCTGCGGCCTCGCCGGGAACTTCGGCTTCGAACGCGGCCACCACGAGGTGTCCACCGCCATCGCCGAACAGGGCGTCTGGCCCGCCGTCCGCGACGCCGGACCCGGCACGACCGTCCTGGCCGACGGGTTCTCCTGCCGCACCCAGATCGAGGCAGGCACCCAGGCCCGCCCCCGCCACCTGGCCGAACTCCTCGCCGACCTGCTGCCGCCGCACGCCTGA
- a CDS encoding helix-turn-helix domain-containing protein produces the protein MAPPPLSVRRARSPLPCHPPRVRVGDLLRPHLDSVVQEIAGEIRRQLPAYAHPADSVQGRRMIRTISTTVRGFVDAVDDPAPDWTPLTNLYAHIGAREASGGQGLDGLEAALRLSSQITCRRFISHAYDFGWSQETLSMLTESHFGLLGVLVDAAAEGYASAREELATRRERARGRLRDVLVADPPIGREAIRELAKAADWTAPETICAVALRGPADGTARLVPPTVLADWSGDAPYLVVPDPGGPGQERLMAALADACPGAVGPTVPVDRGAVSLRWARRAVALAAAGVLPGDGTVRCCDHLATLITAEARDLVEAAAPQYLRPLMEQPSPRREMLAETLLTYFNSGGNAVVTGRQLHIHPQTVRYRIRVIHEMFGGEPAAPDTKLATMIALNSMLRLVPDAVPEPSG, from the coding sequence GTGGCCCCCCCGCCCCTGTCAGTTCGAAGAGCCCGCTCCCCGCTCCCGTGCCACCCGCCGCGGGTCCGCGTCGGCGACCTGCTCCGCCCGCACCTCGACTCGGTCGTGCAGGAGATCGCCGGGGAGATCCGCCGGCAGCTTCCCGCGTACGCCCATCCGGCCGACAGCGTCCAGGGCCGGCGGATGATCCGGACGATCTCCACGACGGTCCGCGGCTTCGTCGACGCGGTGGACGATCCGGCGCCGGACTGGACGCCGCTCACGAACCTGTACGCGCACATCGGCGCCCGGGAGGCGTCCGGCGGGCAGGGGCTGGACGGCCTGGAGGCGGCGCTGCGGCTCAGCAGCCAGATCACGTGCCGCCGGTTCATCAGCCACGCGTACGACTTCGGCTGGTCCCAGGAGACGCTGTCGATGCTGACCGAGTCGCACTTCGGGCTGCTGGGCGTGCTCGTCGACGCCGCCGCGGAGGGGTACGCCTCGGCGCGGGAGGAGCTGGCGACGCGGCGCGAGCGGGCCCGGGGCCGGCTCCGCGACGTCCTGGTCGCCGACCCGCCGATCGGCCGGGAGGCGATCCGGGAGCTGGCGAAGGCGGCGGACTGGACGGCCCCCGAGACGATCTGCGCGGTGGCGTTGCGCGGGCCGGCGGACGGGACCGCCCGGCTCGTCCCGCCGACGGTGCTGGCGGACTGGTCGGGCGACGCCCCGTACCTGGTGGTGCCCGATCCGGGCGGCCCGGGTCAGGAGCGGCTGATGGCGGCGCTGGCCGACGCCTGCCCGGGCGCGGTCGGCCCGACCGTCCCGGTGGACCGCGGCGCGGTGTCGCTGCGCTGGGCGCGCCGGGCCGTCGCGCTCGCCGCGGCGGGGGTGCTGCCCGGGGACGGGACGGTCCGCTGCTGCGACCATCTCGCGACGCTGATCACCGCGGAGGCGCGCGACCTGGTCGAGGCGGCCGCGCCGCAGTACCTGCGGCCGCTGATGGAGCAGCCGTCGCCGCGCCGGGAGATGCTCGCGGAGACGCTGCTGACGTACTTCAACAGCGGCGGCAACGCGGTCGTCACCGGGCGGCAGCTGCACATCCACCCGCAGACGGTGCGGTACCGGATCCGGGTGATCCACGAGATGTTCGGCGGCGAGCCGGCCGCTCCGGACACCAAGCTGGCGACCATGATCGCGCTGAACTCGATGTTGCGGCTCGTCCCGGACGCCGTCCCGGAGCCGTCCGGCTGA